One window of Nymphaea colorata isolate Beijing-Zhang1983 chromosome 1, ASM883128v2, whole genome shotgun sequence genomic DNA carries:
- the LOC116245683 gene encoding histone deacetylase 9 isoform X4, with the protein MPPKDRISYFYDGDVGSVYFGPKHPMKPHRICMTHHLVLSYDLHKKMEIYRPHKAYPVELAQFHSADYVEFLHRITPDTQHLFRNELAKYNLGEDCPVFDNLFEFCQIYAGGTIDAARRLNNKLCDIAINWSGGLHHAKKCEASGFCYINDLVLGILELLKYHARVLYIDIDVHHGDGVEEAFYFTDRVMTVSFHKYGDLFFPGTGDVKDIGEREGTYYAINVPLKDGIDDSSFTRLFKTIIAKVVETYQPGVIVLQCGADSLAGDRLGCFNLSIDGHTECVRFVKKFNLPLLVTGGGGYTKENVARCWAVETGVLLDTELPNDIPDNEYIKYFGPDYLLKIQHGNIENLNSKSYLSTIKMQVLENLRCIQHAPGVQMQEVPPDFYIPDIDEDEQNPDERVDQHTRDKQIQRDDEYYDGDNDNDHNMEDGL; encoded by the exons ATGCCACCCAAGGACAGGATCTCCTACTTCTACgatg GGGACGTTGGAAGTGTTTATTTTGGACCAAAGCATCCCATGAAGCCACACCGTATTTGTATGACGCATCACCTTGTTCTTTCTTATGATCTGCACAAGAAAATGGAAATCTAT AGGCCTCATAAAGCATATCCTGTGGAGCTTGCTCAATTTCATTCAGCAGATTATGTTGAGTTTCTGCATCGAATAACACCAGACACCCAACATTTATTCAGAAATGAATTGGCAAAAT ATAATCTCGGGGAGGACTGCCCTGTGTTCGACAACCTGTTTGAATTTTGCCAAATATATGCTGGTGGCACAATAG ATGCTGCACGGAGGCTGAACAATAAATTATGTGATATTGCTATAAATTGGTCTGGCGGACTACATCATGCTAAGAAGTGTGAAGCATCTGGTTTTTGCTATATCAATGACTTGGTGCTCGGGATACTAGAGTTGCTGAAATATCATGCCCGGGTTCTATACATTGATATTGATGTACATCATGGTGACGGAGTTGAAGAAGCTTTCTATTTTACAGATAG GGTAATGACAGTAAGCTTCCACAAATATGGTGATTTGTTCTTTCCTGGAACAGGTGATGTTAAG gATATaggggaaagagagggaacCTATTATGCCATCAATGTGCCCCTCAAAGATGGAATAGATGATTCTAGTTTTACTCGTCTTTTCAAGACG ATTATTGCCAAGGTCGTGGAAACATATCAACCAGGGGTGATAGTTCTCCAATGTGGTGCTGATTCACTTGCTGGGGACCGCTTAGGCTGCTTCAACCTCTCCATTGATG GCCACACAGAATGTGTAAGGTTCGTGAAGAAATTCAACTTGCCCCTACTG GTTACTGGAGGTGGAGGATACACAAAGGAAAATGTTGCACGATGCTGGGCAGTGGAAACAGGAGTTCTCTTAGACACTGAACTCCCCAATG ATATTCCAGATAATGAGTACATCAAATATTTTGGTCCAGACTACTTGTTGAAGATCCAACACGGAAATATA GAAAACTTAAACAGTAAATCATACCTAAGCACCATCAAAATGCAAGTACTGGAAAATTTGCGTTGCATACAACATGCTCCTGGAGTTCAGATGCAAGAG GTGCCCCCTGATTTTTATATCCCAGACATTGATGAGGATGAGCAAAATCCTGATGAGCGTGTTGATC AGCATACCAGAGATAAACAAATTCAGAGGGATGATGAGTACTACGACGGTGATAATGACAATGATCACAACATGGAAGATGGCTTATAG
- the LOC116245683 gene encoding histone deacetylase 9 isoform X2 → MPPKDRISYFYDGDVGSVYFGPKHPMKPHRICMTHHLVLSYDLHKKMEIYRPHKAYPVELAQFHSADYVEFLHRITPDTQHLFRNELAKYNLGEDCPVFDNLFEFCQIYAGGTIDAARRLNNKLCDIAINWSGGLHHAKKCEASGFCYINDLVLGILELLKYHARVLYIDIDVHHGDGVEEAFYFTDRVMTVSFHKYGDLFFPGTGDVKDIGEREGTYYAINVPLKDGIDDSSFTRLFKTIIAKVVETYQPGVIVLQCGADSLAGDRLGCFNLSIDGASLLANLILLHIGHTECVRFVKKFNLPLLVTGGGGYTKENVARCWAVETGVLLDTELPNDIPDNEYIKYFGPDYLLKIQHGNIENLNSKSYLSTIKMQVLENLRCIQHAPGVQMQEVPPDFYIPDIDEDEQNPDERVDQHTRDKQIQRDDEYYDGDNDNDHNMEDGL, encoded by the exons ATGCCACCCAAGGACAGGATCTCCTACTTCTACgatg GGGACGTTGGAAGTGTTTATTTTGGACCAAAGCATCCCATGAAGCCACACCGTATTTGTATGACGCATCACCTTGTTCTTTCTTATGATCTGCACAAGAAAATGGAAATCTAT AGGCCTCATAAAGCATATCCTGTGGAGCTTGCTCAATTTCATTCAGCAGATTATGTTGAGTTTCTGCATCGAATAACACCAGACACCCAACATTTATTCAGAAATGAATTGGCAAAAT ATAATCTCGGGGAGGACTGCCCTGTGTTCGACAACCTGTTTGAATTTTGCCAAATATATGCTGGTGGCACAATAG ATGCTGCACGGAGGCTGAACAATAAATTATGTGATATTGCTATAAATTGGTCTGGCGGACTACATCATGCTAAGAAGTGTGAAGCATCTGGTTTTTGCTATATCAATGACTTGGTGCTCGGGATACTAGAGTTGCTGAAATATCATGCCCGGGTTCTATACATTGATATTGATGTACATCATGGTGACGGAGTTGAAGAAGCTTTCTATTTTACAGATAG GGTAATGACAGTAAGCTTCCACAAATATGGTGATTTGTTCTTTCCTGGAACAGGTGATGTTAAG gATATaggggaaagagagggaacCTATTATGCCATCAATGTGCCCCTCAAAGATGGAATAGATGATTCTAGTTTTACTCGTCTTTTCAAGACG ATTATTGCCAAGGTCGTGGAAACATATCAACCAGGGGTGATAGTTCTCCAATGTGGTGCTGATTCACTTGCTGGGGACCGCTTAGGCTGCTTCAACCTCTCCATTGATGGTGCTAGTCTTCTA GCTAACCTTATCCTTCTGCATATAGGCCACACAGAATGTGTAAGGTTCGTGAAGAAATTCAACTTGCCCCTACTG GTTACTGGAGGTGGAGGATACACAAAGGAAAATGTTGCACGATGCTGGGCAGTGGAAACAGGAGTTCTCTTAGACACTGAACTCCCCAATG ATATTCCAGATAATGAGTACATCAAATATTTTGGTCCAGACTACTTGTTGAAGATCCAACACGGAAATATA GAAAACTTAAACAGTAAATCATACCTAAGCACCATCAAAATGCAAGTACTGGAAAATTTGCGTTGCATACAACATGCTCCTGGAGTTCAGATGCAAGAG GTGCCCCCTGATTTTTATATCCCAGACATTGATGAGGATGAGCAAAATCCTGATGAGCGTGTTGATC AGCATACCAGAGATAAACAAATTCAGAGGGATGATGAGTACTACGACGGTGATAATGACAATGATCACAACATGGAAGATGGCTTATAG
- the LOC116245683 gene encoding histone deacetylase 9 isoform X1: MDAVFSALSSWLFLIWCFSFSGDVGSVYFGPKHPMKPHRICMTHHLVLSYDLHKKMEIYRPHKAYPVELAQFHSADYVEFLHRITPDTQHLFRNELAKYNLGEDCPVFDNLFEFCQIYAGGTIDAARRLNNKLCDIAINWSGGLHHAKKCEASGFCYINDLVLGILELLKYHARVLYIDIDVHHGDGVEEAFYFTDRVMTVSFHKYGDLFFPGTGDVKDIGEREGTYYAINVPLKDGIDDSSFTRLFKTIIAKVVETYQPGVIVLQCGADSLAGDRLGCFNLSIDGASLLANLILLHIGHTECVRFVKKFNLPLLVTGGGGYTKENVARCWAVETGVLLDTELPNDIPDNEYIKYFGPDYLLKIQHGNIENLNSKSYLSTIKMQVLENLRCIQHAPGVQMQEVPPDFYIPDIDEDEQNPDERVDQHTRDKQIQRDDEYYDGDNDNDHNMEDGL, from the exons ATGGACGCGGTCTTTTCTGCTCTTTCTTCTTGGTTATTCTTGATATGGTGCTTCAGTTTTTCGG GGGACGTTGGAAGTGTTTATTTTGGACCAAAGCATCCCATGAAGCCACACCGTATTTGTATGACGCATCACCTTGTTCTTTCTTATGATCTGCACAAGAAAATGGAAATCTAT AGGCCTCATAAAGCATATCCTGTGGAGCTTGCTCAATTTCATTCAGCAGATTATGTTGAGTTTCTGCATCGAATAACACCAGACACCCAACATTTATTCAGAAATGAATTGGCAAAAT ATAATCTCGGGGAGGACTGCCCTGTGTTCGACAACCTGTTTGAATTTTGCCAAATATATGCTGGTGGCACAATAG ATGCTGCACGGAGGCTGAACAATAAATTATGTGATATTGCTATAAATTGGTCTGGCGGACTACATCATGCTAAGAAGTGTGAAGCATCTGGTTTTTGCTATATCAATGACTTGGTGCTCGGGATACTAGAGTTGCTGAAATATCATGCCCGGGTTCTATACATTGATATTGATGTACATCATGGTGACGGAGTTGAAGAAGCTTTCTATTTTACAGATAG GGTAATGACAGTAAGCTTCCACAAATATGGTGATTTGTTCTTTCCTGGAACAGGTGATGTTAAG gATATaggggaaagagagggaacCTATTATGCCATCAATGTGCCCCTCAAAGATGGAATAGATGATTCTAGTTTTACTCGTCTTTTCAAGACG ATTATTGCCAAGGTCGTGGAAACATATCAACCAGGGGTGATAGTTCTCCAATGTGGTGCTGATTCACTTGCTGGGGACCGCTTAGGCTGCTTCAACCTCTCCATTGATGGTGCTAGTCTTCTA GCTAACCTTATCCTTCTGCATATAGGCCACACAGAATGTGTAAGGTTCGTGAAGAAATTCAACTTGCCCCTACTG GTTACTGGAGGTGGAGGATACACAAAGGAAAATGTTGCACGATGCTGGGCAGTGGAAACAGGAGTTCTCTTAGACACTGAACTCCCCAATG ATATTCCAGATAATGAGTACATCAAATATTTTGGTCCAGACTACTTGTTGAAGATCCAACACGGAAATATA GAAAACTTAAACAGTAAATCATACCTAAGCACCATCAAAATGCAAGTACTGGAAAATTTGCGTTGCATACAACATGCTCCTGGAGTTCAGATGCAAGAG GTGCCCCCTGATTTTTATATCCCAGACATTGATGAGGATGAGCAAAATCCTGATGAGCGTGTTGATC AGCATACCAGAGATAAACAAATTCAGAGGGATGATGAGTACTACGACGGTGATAATGACAATGATCACAACATGGAAGATGGCTTATAG
- the LOC116245683 gene encoding histone deacetylase 9 isoform X3: MDAVFSALSSWLFLIWCFSFSGDVGSVYFGPKHPMKPHRICMTHHLVLSYDLHKKMEIYRPHKAYPVELAQFHSADYVEFLHRITPDTQHLFRNELAKYNLGEDCPVFDNLFEFCQIYAGGTIDAARRLNNKLCDIAINWSGGLHHAKKCEASGFCYINDLVLGILELLKYHARVLYIDIDVHHGDGVEEAFYFTDRVMTVSFHKYGDLFFPGTGDVKDIGEREGTYYAINVPLKDGIDDSSFTRLFKTIIAKVVETYQPGVIVLQCGADSLAGDRLGCFNLSIDGHTECVRFVKKFNLPLLVTGGGGYTKENVARCWAVETGVLLDTELPNDIPDNEYIKYFGPDYLLKIQHGNIENLNSKSYLSTIKMQVLENLRCIQHAPGVQMQEVPPDFYIPDIDEDEQNPDERVDQHTRDKQIQRDDEYYDGDNDNDHNMEDGL, encoded by the exons ATGGACGCGGTCTTTTCTGCTCTTTCTTCTTGGTTATTCTTGATATGGTGCTTCAGTTTTTCGG GGGACGTTGGAAGTGTTTATTTTGGACCAAAGCATCCCATGAAGCCACACCGTATTTGTATGACGCATCACCTTGTTCTTTCTTATGATCTGCACAAGAAAATGGAAATCTAT AGGCCTCATAAAGCATATCCTGTGGAGCTTGCTCAATTTCATTCAGCAGATTATGTTGAGTTTCTGCATCGAATAACACCAGACACCCAACATTTATTCAGAAATGAATTGGCAAAAT ATAATCTCGGGGAGGACTGCCCTGTGTTCGACAACCTGTTTGAATTTTGCCAAATATATGCTGGTGGCACAATAG ATGCTGCACGGAGGCTGAACAATAAATTATGTGATATTGCTATAAATTGGTCTGGCGGACTACATCATGCTAAGAAGTGTGAAGCATCTGGTTTTTGCTATATCAATGACTTGGTGCTCGGGATACTAGAGTTGCTGAAATATCATGCCCGGGTTCTATACATTGATATTGATGTACATCATGGTGACGGAGTTGAAGAAGCTTTCTATTTTACAGATAG GGTAATGACAGTAAGCTTCCACAAATATGGTGATTTGTTCTTTCCTGGAACAGGTGATGTTAAG gATATaggggaaagagagggaacCTATTATGCCATCAATGTGCCCCTCAAAGATGGAATAGATGATTCTAGTTTTACTCGTCTTTTCAAGACG ATTATTGCCAAGGTCGTGGAAACATATCAACCAGGGGTGATAGTTCTCCAATGTGGTGCTGATTCACTTGCTGGGGACCGCTTAGGCTGCTTCAACCTCTCCATTGATG GCCACACAGAATGTGTAAGGTTCGTGAAGAAATTCAACTTGCCCCTACTG GTTACTGGAGGTGGAGGATACACAAAGGAAAATGTTGCACGATGCTGGGCAGTGGAAACAGGAGTTCTCTTAGACACTGAACTCCCCAATG ATATTCCAGATAATGAGTACATCAAATATTTTGGTCCAGACTACTTGTTGAAGATCCAACACGGAAATATA GAAAACTTAAACAGTAAATCATACCTAAGCACCATCAAAATGCAAGTACTGGAAAATTTGCGTTGCATACAACATGCTCCTGGAGTTCAGATGCAAGAG GTGCCCCCTGATTTTTATATCCCAGACATTGATGAGGATGAGCAAAATCCTGATGAGCGTGTTGATC AGCATACCAGAGATAAACAAATTCAGAGGGATGATGAGTACTACGACGGTGATAATGACAATGATCACAACATGGAAGATGGCTTATAG
- the LOC116245683 gene encoding histone deacetylase 9 isoform X5: protein MKPHRICMTHHLVLSYDLHKKMEIYRPHKAYPVELAQFHSADYVEFLHRITPDTQHLFRNELAKYNLGEDCPVFDNLFEFCQIYAGGTIDAARRLNNKLCDIAINWSGGLHHAKKCEASGFCYINDLVLGILELLKYHARVLYIDIDVHHGDGVEEAFYFTDRVMTVSFHKYGDLFFPGTGDVKDIGEREGTYYAINVPLKDGIDDSSFTRLFKTIIAKVVETYQPGVIVLQCGADSLAGDRLGCFNLSIDGASLLANLILLHIGHTECVRFVKKFNLPLLVTGGGGYTKENVARCWAVETGVLLDTELPNDIPDNEYIKYFGPDYLLKIQHGNIENLNSKSYLSTIKMQVLENLRCIQHAPGVQMQEVPPDFYIPDIDEDEQNPDERVDQHTRDKQIQRDDEYYDGDNDNDHNMEDGL from the exons ATGAAGCCACACCGTATTTGTATGACGCATCACCTTGTTCTTTCTTATGATCTGCACAAGAAAATGGAAATCTAT AGGCCTCATAAAGCATATCCTGTGGAGCTTGCTCAATTTCATTCAGCAGATTATGTTGAGTTTCTGCATCGAATAACACCAGACACCCAACATTTATTCAGAAATGAATTGGCAAAAT ATAATCTCGGGGAGGACTGCCCTGTGTTCGACAACCTGTTTGAATTTTGCCAAATATATGCTGGTGGCACAATAG ATGCTGCACGGAGGCTGAACAATAAATTATGTGATATTGCTATAAATTGGTCTGGCGGACTACATCATGCTAAGAAGTGTGAAGCATCTGGTTTTTGCTATATCAATGACTTGGTGCTCGGGATACTAGAGTTGCTGAAATATCATGCCCGGGTTCTATACATTGATATTGATGTACATCATGGTGACGGAGTTGAAGAAGCTTTCTATTTTACAGATAG GGTAATGACAGTAAGCTTCCACAAATATGGTGATTTGTTCTTTCCTGGAACAGGTGATGTTAAG gATATaggggaaagagagggaacCTATTATGCCATCAATGTGCCCCTCAAAGATGGAATAGATGATTCTAGTTTTACTCGTCTTTTCAAGACG ATTATTGCCAAGGTCGTGGAAACATATCAACCAGGGGTGATAGTTCTCCAATGTGGTGCTGATTCACTTGCTGGGGACCGCTTAGGCTGCTTCAACCTCTCCATTGATGGTGCTAGTCTTCTA GCTAACCTTATCCTTCTGCATATAGGCCACACAGAATGTGTAAGGTTCGTGAAGAAATTCAACTTGCCCCTACTG GTTACTGGAGGTGGAGGATACACAAAGGAAAATGTTGCACGATGCTGGGCAGTGGAAACAGGAGTTCTCTTAGACACTGAACTCCCCAATG ATATTCCAGATAATGAGTACATCAAATATTTTGGTCCAGACTACTTGTTGAAGATCCAACACGGAAATATA GAAAACTTAAACAGTAAATCATACCTAAGCACCATCAAAATGCAAGTACTGGAAAATTTGCGTTGCATACAACATGCTCCTGGAGTTCAGATGCAAGAG GTGCCCCCTGATTTTTATATCCCAGACATTGATGAGGATGAGCAAAATCCTGATGAGCGTGTTGATC AGCATACCAGAGATAAACAAATTCAGAGGGATGATGAGTACTACGACGGTGATAATGACAATGATCACAACATGGAAGATGGCTTATAG
- the LOC116260254 gene encoding neutral/alkaline invertase 3, chloroplastic-like — protein MSISDMVLQFSSRVRLLPTFDHGDCCRSLGFSGASKQLLSFRRERDLRKPGFLRQSWDFHGKFGRNSSICWCQRTDSVSELLGLGGNGSLLPEITEPGKATREEVKEKRLVTNGSSAIREEAKEKVSVTNGSPLASAGFYKETTTEDEAWELLQAAVVYYCGSPVGTIAANDPTDPNILNYDQVFIRDFIPSGIAFLLKGDYDIVRNFLLHTLQLQSWEKTIDCHSPGQGLMPASFKVRTVPLDGEDGATEDVLDPDFGEAAIGRVAPVDSGLWWIILLRAYGKCSGDLSVQERVDVQTGIKMILKLCLADGFDMFPTLLVTDGSCMIDRRMGIHGHPLEIQALFYSALLCAREMLAPEDGSADLVRALNNRLIALSFHIREYYWVDMKKLNEIYRYKTEEYSYDAVNKFNIYPDQIPPWLVEWMPGRGGYLIGNLQPAHMDFRFFSLGNLWSVVSSLATSEQSEAILDLIEAKWTDLVAEMPVKICYPALEGEEWRIITGSDPKNTPWSYHNGGSWPTLLWQLTVACIKMNRLEVAAKAVEVAERRISRDRWPEYYDTKKGRLVGKQARLHQTWSIAGLLVAKLLLRNPQAAKMLTCEEDAELVSAFYCMLDANPKRKRGRRRASKSYIV, from the exons ATGAGTATCAGTGATATGGTTTTGCAATTCTCCTCCAGGGTGCGATTACTTCCAACGTTCGATCATGGTGATTGTTGTAGAAGTTTGGGGTTCTCAGGTGCATCCAAGCAATTATTAAGTTTCAGAAGGGAAAGGGATTTGCGGAAACCAGGCTTTCTGAGACAGTCATGGGATTTCCATGGAAAATTTGGTAGGAATTCGTCGATATGCTGGTGCCAACGAACCGACAGTGTGAGCGAGCTTCTTGGATTGGGAGGAAACGGCTCCTTGCTTCCAGAGATTACCGAACCGGGGAAAGCTACACGTGAAGAGGTGAAGGAGAAGAGATTGGTCACCAATGGATCGTCCGCGATTCGTGAAGAAGCGAAGGAGAAGGTATCGGTCACCAATGGATCGCCATTAGCTTCCGCAGGTTTTTACAAGGAAACGACTACTGAAGACGAGGCATGGGAGCTTCTGCAAGCGGCAGTCGTCTATTACTGCGGAAGTCCCGTCGGGACTATTGCAGCTAACGATCCTACTGATCCCAATATCCTAAATTACGACCAGGTCTTCATTCGCGACTTCATTCCCTCAGGAATCGCATTTTTGTTGAAGGGGGACTATGATATTGTTCGAAATTTCCTCCTTCATACGCTTCAGTTGCAG AGTTGGGAGAAGACCATTGACTGTCATAGCCCGGGCCAGGGTTTAATGCCAGCAAGCTTTAAAGTGCGCACTGTGCCACTAGATGGGGAAGATGGTGCCACTGAAGATGTATTAGATCCTGATTTTGGAGAGGCGGCAATAGGACGTGTTGCACCAGTTGATTCTG GATTATGGTGGATTATATTGTTAAGAGCTTATGGGAAATGTTCAGGAGACCTCTCAGTTCAAGAGCGAGTCGATGTTCAAACAGGAATTAAGATGATTTTGAAGCTCTGTCTTGCTGATGGTTTTGATATGTTTCCGACATTGTTGGTGACAGATGGATCGTGCATGATAGATCGCCGTATGGGGATTCATGGTCACCCTCTGGAAATACAA GCACTATTCTATTCAGCTCTTCTCTGTGCCCGTGAAATGCTTGCACCCGAGGATGGTTCAGCTGACCTCGTTCGGGCACTGAATAATCGGCTTATTGCATTATCCTTCCATATAAGAGAATACTACTGGGTTGACATGAAAAAACTCAATGAGATATACCGTTACAAGACCGAGGAGTATTCTTATGATGCTGTCAATAAGTTCAATATCTATCCAGATCAGATCCCACCTTGGCTAGTAGAGTGGATGCCAGGTCGAGGTGGTTATTTGATTGGGAATTTACAACCAGCTCATATGGATTTCCgtttcttttctcttggaaaCTTGTGGTCTGTAGTTTCTAGTTTAGCCACAAGCGAGCAGTCTGAAGCCATACTCGACCTGATCGAGGCAAAATGGACTGACTTGGTTGCTGAGATGCCAGTAAAGATCTGTTACCCTGCACTTGAAGGTGAAGAATGGAGAATCATCACTGGTAGTGATCCAAAGAACAC GCCATGGTCCTATCATAATGGTGGCTCTTGGCCAACATTACTTTGGCAG CTCACTGTTGCATGCATAAAAATGAATAGATTGGAGGTGGCAGCAAAGGCGGTTGAAGTTGCAGAGAGGCGAATATCAAGAGATCGATGGCCAGAATACTATGACACAAAGAAAGGGCGTCTGGTTGGGAAACAAGCACGCCTACATCAGACATGGTCTATAGCTGGCCTTCTAGTGGCAAAGCTCTTATTAAGAAACCCACAAGCGGCTAAGATGCTTACATGTGAAGAGGATGCTGAATTGGTGAGTGCTTTCTACTGCATGCTTGATGCCAACCCCAAGAGGAAACGGGGTCGTCGGAGGGCTAGCAAGAGCTACATCGTCTGA